Genomic window (Vigna radiata var. radiata cultivar VC1973A chromosome 1, Vradiata_ver6, whole genome shotgun sequence):
ATTACCGCTGTTTCTACCCATCAACTTGACCACACCTATGCCATTTTCAACACTTTCAGCCTCAACATGTGCCGCATTTATAGCTCGTTGAGCCTCCTCAACAGCAGTGTCAAAGCCAAAGGACTTGTCAATAACCTATTAAGCAACAAAATGACAGCAGAAGAAATTTACCAACTAGTGATGCTAATGGGGTTTAAACTATAAGTTTAAAGCCAAATAAAGGCAGAATGTAGAAGAAATAACGATTTACCGGGATATCATTGTCTATAGTTTTGGGGATTCCTACAACTGAAACTTTGAGACCACGCCTTCTGACTTCCTGCATGGATAATCAGGTTGAATTATTAAGTAACTGCCCCTCTAATGCAATTAGTTTAACAGATCTTATATATCCAAatgattttgttaaaatgtTCCCTCATATTCCTAAACAAATAGTTCTGATAGTCATTCTAGATACCTCAAAAATTGCAGATGCACCCTTTTGAGTTCCATCTCCTCCAATGATATAAACCTGAATTCAGAAAGATATTAATCTGATGTACATACACAGAAAAAATACTGCACAATGGAAAGAAATGCAGACCTGATTGATTCCCCGATCTTGAATACTGTCAACTATCTTTTTGGTGTCATGTCCTCCCCGTGATGTTCCGAGGACAGTCCCCCCACGCTTATGTATATCATTCACACTCTTAGGAGTTAAAGTGATTGTGTTGCGAGCATAGAAACCCCTGTATCCTCCCTTCACATCATAACAGTATCATTAGTTAGAGAAACCAGTAAGAAACTATGGTAGCATGAGAGAACCAAAGATGGTGATAATTAACTCTAGAATAAATGACTTTTAAGTAACACCAAATAAGTAAAAGCCTGTACAATTATTACAGAGCAAGAACAATGCATTGGTCTCTTTAGACAAGCGCAAATTAGTACATTAATAACCAACCTCAAGCATTTAAGGCTTGTCTGAAACGACAGAAAATAAAGCACAGAACTTGATTTCAGTTTTACTGCCCCTAATCCCAAAACAACACtataagtaattaaaaagaaaggaaaaagcatgaagaatgAGAGTAAATGCCATATACATTCACGTACATTGATTCCCAGAACTCTCTTCACGCCATACATATGGTTCAAGCCACATACTAATTCCCTAATGACAGTGTTGAGCCCGGGACAAAGACCCCCACAAGTAACAATGGCAGCCTGAACTTCATCTGCTTCAAAATACACCTGAATATCCATTTTTAGAAgccataattaaaaaataagacacCAGATATACCATATTTACCAAACAATGCACGGATAGAAACAAAGACAATACCCACAAATAGAAACACACCTTTTGACGAGGCCCAGCGCGCCTAAAATGTACCCCTCGTGCACCATCTTTGTGAACAACGACCTGTCATAAAGTCGaaacaaaatggaaataaatGACAGGTAAATTAAGGTGGGTAGGTAACAGTGTCTAAGCTGCTGCATATGAAAACATAAAACCCCACCAACATTCACCCCATGCAGTTACCATTCCATTAAAATTTGGATTTGAAGGTGTCCATACAAGCAAGGGAGATGATGCAGCACCACCTTAACGTAGAAATCAGTTAATAGCTAAATCTTTAGGCATCTGCAAACCCATCCCTGATTACTTAAGACCATCAAAATTGTAACCAAAAACCAACCTTTTGAGGAACGCTGTCATCCACATGCACAAAGTACTGCCTGCCAGACGACAAGtgaataaaattcaatttcaccCATCAAgcaacaaagaaaaggaaattacaACACAAGAGATGAATTATTAACCAATTAACACTTACTTAACAACTGAATAAGCAGGATTGTCTTGCAAAGGATTTGTATATGTCTGccacaacacaaaaaacatacaataatCATACACCaaaaaattaagtgaaaaataaagtttttttttttcttcaccaaaagaaaaaatttgttGATCTAATTACTGATTTCTGATCCGAcccagaaaataaaaagtttttccATTATTAATTTTGGGTGTCGgcagaaggaaaagaaaaaacagggGAAAAGGGTGGAAAAAAGTAGTTGGATTATACAATACGACAAAGCATTCGAGTGTTTCGAGGAAAAAAGGTAAGACAGAGGAAAAAGGGTCCACGTGATCGCTGATCAGGAGAGGAACAGCTTTGGACGGTGGCGTGAGGGAAAATCAGAACGATGAAAACGACGACGTACTTGGAGATTAGGAATGTAATCGGTCAAATGCGGAACATCCTCGAGGATGTAACCAGCTGCGCCGGTGACGACCTTAGGGTCGGAGTTGGCAGGTGAAGCCATCGCAGCGCGTGATCGCGATCTGGCAGGTTCGGAACCCAGCTTGGGATGAAGGAAACCGTTTTGCTTGGTGGTGGGGTTTTCGTCGGAAATAGAATTAGAACTAAAATCCATTCAAAGGGGGTAATAGgagttgaagaagatgaagaacagAGTGGTCATATTTATAGTAAACGGAGTTGACCGAAGGAATCAGACACCAAGGtggaatttgattttatgtaAGAAATCAATGATGAAGGGTCAtagcttaaaaaaaaaaaaagagaaaggtgAAAAAGGAACTTTCTTGTGAAGTAGAAACAGGTGGCTGAAGATGGAAATGGAATAGGGTGTGGATTTCAAGTTGTAGACTTTGATCCACAGCTTTTTTGAGGGTCGGCGTGGAACACAGTGATGCTGTACCGTGGTGGACTACTTGGTTCTTCTAGAATAAACCTCGGAGATTCCGGATTCCTCctgtcttttttttatctttttttcttgcATGGTTAAATTCTAAGTCCTGTTTTGTTCTACCAAAAAAACAGAGCTTggattttaactaaaatttagtGAAAAACACTACAAAATATATTGGCCTTTGAACTTTGTTTGGGGAATTAAATCTCAAAAGCCCTTTGAAGAACTTAAGGAGGCCATGACtactttatttataacaatGATGCCTAATTTTGACAAGAAGCTTGTGATTGAGACAAATGCTTGGAGAAAAGAACTTGGACTACCTTGACGTGATGTGAAAAGCTAATAACATATGAGTTTCTCCATACTAGGCAACACTTAAGGTAAACATTTGTTTTGTGAAAAAAGTTTATGGTTGTGGTTCCAAGTATGCAAAACTTAAAACACTACCTTCTTGGGAGGTATTTCGTGAATTATAACTAAcaataaagtttttattttttactcatGAAAGTTTGTGAGAGAGAAATATGGGTGTCTAAATTAATGGGAtatgattttgagatgaaatataaattagaaagaaagaaactcttccagaaatttgaaattatgtaCCTTGTCCACATTTACTCTTATTAATAGGAAGATTTAGAGAAGGatgtacaaaataaataaagattatgAAGATTGATGAAAGGAACTGtgtaatataatttcaaacagTAGATTCTAACTTGagattacaaaaacaaaacagtgGTTTTGTTTCTCATCATGGAATGAATGTTCCAATGTTAAAGAAAATCATCAGATACAAGTTTTTGTGAAAATCATCAATTATGCAATTGTATGTGGAAATTAAATGTCAAAACTATCAACAATGAGAATCCCAATAGCATTGTTAAGATAGgaatcaaataagaaaaattatgtgtGGATAGAATGTGTTTTTATATTGAGTATGTGTTTTTATAGGATCAAATATATTATCGagattttaaaaacactttaaacattttctgtttttaattttagagtaTTCATCATTCTTTGATATATTGGTTATACTTAAGTGAGATAAAGATATATAGAAGACTCAATCAAATGTATCAATAAAtgataaatgtaataattaatgaacatcattaaaatatctcaaaatgatatttatattcttaaataaatttggatCACTTAACctaattacatattattatattaatattgaattattgtAAACGATTATAGATAATCGAGTTAGTACAATATTATTCTGATCAAATAGATAAAAACTAAATACTTATCAATTTAGTAGACGAATATCTTTGAAAATAAGTTCTACTAAAAAAACTTGTACGTATcatgtaaaaaaagttatacttATAAACAttcactaattttatttttttttacattaggaatgttaaaagaataataCATTTTCtacaatgttatattttaataacttacATTAAACTATCTTATCTCTTTCTCTTATCAAGTAatgtaagtatatatatatttttttaaacttttttactattttttaaaatctcaaattcAACACGTTAGTCTTTAACGAATAATTTACCATAAAGTCTTCTAATATTTGGATAGTTATGcccgttttctttttttacaaaattccCCAGAAGAAGTGCTAGCTTTAAGAAGCTGTGTTTTGAGTTAAAAACTATATCTCAacgtaataaaaatattatttatctattaatgtttttttactataaatacgtgtttgtttattttattttattctaaaaaaattcgATTCTTGTCCAATAACGAAGTATGATTAATCACTACCCTTTTTAGAAAATGCATTCTAAACAATGATACAAAACATCTAgtgtgataaaatatatatttaatttcaaaaaatgaaataaagttttaagaatattgttttcatttcataaataaatttctctctactttttcttttttacatttaatgcatactcattcttatttaaaatacaactaaaaacatttttataatttatttatttattttttcttttacattaatcTCATTCATCACAAATCTTTTActaacttttactattttttctcTATCCAAACAATCTTACCcgatcttctttctctttttctcccaCTTCTTTTAATCCAATCAAAACACAAAGCCCCTCTTCacatcttaaataaataattgttgtataagaaaatattaatattaaatcaaaaggaaaaCACAATTAATTACTTGTTTAATATTAACGTATATGCCTCacaattactttattatttgtgAAACGAGCAACCaaccttaaaaaaaacatttatttattaatgatacCACTAATCATACTTAGGTTTCCTTgctaaaataatgaaaaagcatattcGATTATGAGTAGTGTTTGTGTAACCTCGCACCAAAATGTTTAGTATGTTCAGgcaaaaaaaatatctatatgtTACATCACATAAAGATTATTGACAACAAATAAATGGTTTTTTTATTAGAGTGGAAATTCATCCAATTATATTAGTATAAGCTCCAAACTTTGACATTAATGACTGATTTTTATTTCCATTAGTGTCTTCTGATTTATGTGGCAAATATCAAAATTCAAGtattatagataataaaaataacaaacagaaagaaataaaaagtgaaattacTACAATCAGTCGACATTaggaacatgaaaaaaaaaatattaaatatgtatattgggaatattgaaatatatttcattataattttttaaatcgttccattgaaattaaaaatatataaaaagatatgtTGTGTTTCGGTTGAGTTGAGATCCataatccaaaatatttaaagttgttcATTCCAAGGGTCGGTTGTCTTTTCTTGTTATGTTCCGATCGTCCAACTCTCATGCAATCCTTCCGGATTGAGAGTTGACCTGTAAAAGACgttccgacgctcaagtcagatatatTTCATAGAGagatcaatatttttaatagaatagATCAAGATATTTGTACAGAAGGTAATGCAATTTGACCTGTTAATACCtgtttaattgtccataaataataatcaatttccATCTGATATACTTCATTAGTACATGTTGCATGTAGACTAAAAGAGTATTTGAATTTTGCaagtaaaatatgttttgaaagtaaccacatatagaaaaaaaaataaaccaaaattaaaaataatttgaaaactgAGAGCTGATGTCATTGTTGTATTACAAACATCATGGAAAGCCAAgatttatttaacaaatatacATTATTAGATCGATGATGTTTTCATCAATCTTACCAAAACAAATTCTAACAATACTGCAAATAATAAAGCTTCTGTCACGCATGTTACATGACAActataaatagtatttttaattcaCTTAATTTTAGTTGTACGAAAAAAGAACTTtaataatcaaattcaaatataagataattttagtttataaaatacaatttcaatttttctttttctacataTCATTCGTAAACTACTaagttttctgtttttttttttttttcacgaaaCCACATtgcaattaatataaataattttagagatAAATGCATATCTCATTTATTTTGAATCTGCGTagtttctcttcattttctaaaaatattccTATTATTTGGtattgtttttatcattttatctttaactattcatttgttttttaaattatttttatttctgcgtcaaatatattaatatttttcattcacatACTATGTGAATAATTCTCAAATAGAAGGTAAAATTTATAccccattttgtttttctttttcgataaaaacaattttaagagTAAAGGTCGGCTTTTACGAAGTTACACAAAAAAAGGACGtgaattacaatattaataaaaagtgtAACAAATAGTGTCTATATATTAAACATcttataacttaaataatttcgaaattgaaattcatatatatatttaaaatctttataagttagtcataaaattttaaaaagaaatacaatcattttaatttgattatattaattttttatatttttagataatgtttaaattatttataccaTATTAACATATtctaacttaaatattaattttaaaagccgtttaatatgttaaaagattaacatatttaagttaagaaaaatattttaatatgacttaaaaatatatttaaactttattataattttaataacaaatttttattcaacATGTATGCTACTACATATATTATACTAAACACACATGACCTAATTTAGTTTACTTGAAATAATAACTAACCACAAATTAATCATACTATTTAAatgtgtttcaattttttttaatggaaaattaataagttatgaacaagtttaatcaaaataaaaatattcaatgatGTTTACTAATAAACTAAATTAcgacgatatatatatatatatatatatattacatatatcaATTACAAAACTCTTGTGTtagaataaatataacaaattaaattgaatcatTCTCAATGAAACTATAACACTCTTCACTTCAAcaatattattgtaatattctaaattaaattttggcaTAAAAGTGAGgtaaaatactaataaattcTCTGAAAGACcaacattattattaaagttaatatatGTTTCTCTTGGGAGAAATTGGAACtagttattttttgaaattttcatctagtttagttttttaattttgaaaatatgtgaatttaatatttttaactaaaatttatttaaaattttaaagtatttcatattaacattttaacatttgagttatttaaatcatttaatatatttttattttaatgttaattgtgaaatatttttgaaactctacaaaatttagttaaaaaaactaaatttatatatttctaaaattaaagaaactaaattaaattttaaaattaaaaaaaaactaattttaattttcactaaaaaataaaatagaaatcatgtttaatatttattattatataaaaatgtaaacagTATATAATGTTGATAATCTCGTCTTTAACGcctataacttttaattaatttaaccaACAAAATAAATGTTCTAATTAAGCTCtggtttaattatttcataCCAGTGATATTTTTAAAGACTAATTTGACTTTTTACAAACTTATACTCAATAgagatcatcatcatcattattaaacttatatttatattatttggaaAACTAATTACATTGATTTTTCagtataaaaagtatattttattaaagttatatttatatattatttggaaGCGTCTTCCTGAATAATAAAGGCATGAATGGTGCAAAGTGATAGAAAACAATATATCGGCGCATGCAAAGTCACATTCTAGTTGGAAACAAAAACTACAACGTCAATGTCTGGTCTCTGTCATTCCCCAGAACCTGGTTCGCCCTCACCATCTATACAAAAACcggacaatatatatatatatattatatatcattttttgattaattcaaaattactctataattaataataataattataatcatgaactaatcataaaatgacacgtaaatgatgtttaaatactgtcaataaaatattgtctaagtatcattatttatatatatatatatatatatatatgactaaatatttatatttataaatagtaaaataataatataaaaataagtaacacaacaaatttaacaaacaatgaattttattataattaattttttaaataaaattacgttggactcaattttataaaattaatttggattaaatatgtttttagtccctatattttgaggcgattttggttttagtccctatttcaaactatagtacaatttagtccttcaactttagaaaactctggttttagtcttttttattaaatttttttaactttatttactgtttcaaacgcgtttctcagttaacattggaacaaaaatgtgtcaaacagtgtaaacaatctaaatgctataatgtaacgtgcttgaaacagcaaataaagtttaaaaaattcggtaaaaaggactaaaaccagagttttctaaaattgaaggactaaattgtactatagtttgaaagagggactaaaaccaaaatcgccccaaagtatagggactgaaaacatatttaacccaattaattttaattatatgcttAGATTCTTCCTGATTATAAGTTGATTTGATGACactaaattcatttattaatataatactCAAAGTATatgtaaaaatcaaaatatataatataaataagaatttaaaaaaaaagaattaaatttgaaatttacttctaatcataaatataatttttatttttatttttcatattattgttgtctaaagaaatattaaatatgtgaagATATTTAACGTTTTTTATATTAAGCTAAAAGTAAAGTTGACTTGATTCTCCAtctcaataaagaaaaagaatttttattttgtaaggaGAAATTGTAGCATGAAATGGTACGAAAGAAACCGTACACATCTTATGCCACCGTCAAGGTGTTGTTGGCCGTTCATCAGCCATTTTTCATTGTATACTTTTGATAAATCAATCACATTATGTGATGTTACAAAATTTAGAACCATacatacatataattatttcacCATTGAAATTGCAATTCTGGAGAATTTCTTCTCTATAAAATGGCCACAAATTCATGCAGAGGAATCTATTGaattgattgaagaaaaataatctaataaataGGAGACAACATTAACACTATTTAAAAGGATAATATACTttgataagattttttttaacaatattttaatactgtattattttgtgattgattcatgttgatatttataataattattaggtttaaaccttttttggtccctaagttattaacggatgttcagtttagtcttcgcaaatctttgattcctaagttataaaaaatgtatcaaatgagtactttttttatgtttatggtcaaagtacaaagagcaatttaaagtgctgttattattaagaaacaaatcagaacaatctaaagatgtagcggTTGTTAAAGAAACAACAagaaacagtatttcaagttaaaaaatgactcatttgatatatttttttataacttagggatcaaatatttacattttaaaaacgaagactaaactgaatattcgcttataacttagggaccaaaaagaggtttaaacctaattattattcatgtaaaataattttggactAATCATTTTaactctttctatctctacaaCTATAACATGAAGAAGATTATTTTCTgcaataaaaatcaataaaataagactacagaataaaatagaagatgaattttttaccgaaaatatgattatttacgttgaaaaaaaaacacaattttagttttgatttaattattgaatGTATCAAATATTctggtttaattatttttttcactgagtattaaaaaattgatgatATATTTTGCAGGTGAAAGTTGTATAAACCTAATAGAattattataagataatattGTTGGGTAATGACTCTGAAGTTGGTGGACTTTTGCTCCGTGAAGTTCTGGATACCTTTCACCAACCCGGAATTCCACCTCTCAAGCAATCTTACACATAATTGGGTCAAATAGGCCCAACCAAGAAACACATAATTGGGTCAAATTATGGGccaccctttttattttttacatttaagaAATAGTACAGCAGTAGATAAAAGTATCTCATTTATaataaatccaaatataaaatttataaatataaatttataatattctttcCTTTCCTTCAATGCGTTCCATCCTTTATTCGAACACCTagctaaataattaaaaataagcttATGAGTATATCTTGTAATTTGGAATTATTTATtgcaaatattaaatataagtatCTGCATATTTTAGTTATACtatgatttatatattagaaattatttttttatctgttgtaattttttatttttaatcatatagAAAACACTAgttaaaactgaaaaaacaaTCTTGGATTCGTACAAAAACATGGATGaatattgttgaaaaaaaaaagatatatacaatacAATATACTCTAAATGATTAGAtcatatacaaatttataaaaatatatattaacgaATGAGTTAATTGTTTGCATTAAAGCAgtaatggatatattttttttaattatagattGCAAcgaaatattaaattaactaatttttttatttttctatcataattcaaatcaaatttacCCCATCCATctacatacacatatataataattaagtatatACTAAATTAGTGAGATACGACCTTACATTcttaattagaaaaagaatttttaatatGACTGAATCTCTTTGTAAAGATTAACatcttaattaatcaaaatactATAAAAACGTTGGATCCCATGAGAGAATCAAAGACTATAattatgtaaagaaaaaaaaattaaaaaaaaagttgaaaaagttaTTGGAAATTGTCCAATGGAAAACAAAAGTTCACcctaaaaaaaacactaaacaaAAGTTAGAGAAGAACTTGTCCTCTGCCACTTGAAAGCAAATAGATATATcataccttttttcttttttaataataataataataataataataataataataataaaactgaaaaactaccagtcaaataaatcaaaaaattgtaaaacccTACCTTGACGTCATGAAGAAGGTCCTAGCTCTGTTTATACATTAATGTTTTCCttattatgaattaattaataataaactgCTTTGTACTTATTTAATGAGAACCCTAATGATACCAAATTTGTCTCCcctattaattatattaattattgatgttAATAACCAATGGTCAGGGGAATGATAATTGcaattttataattgaattatttatgtAAACAACAGATTCTTGTGCTGCAACAATGCTAAAATTTCGTTAATTAATTTACACTCGAGAATATACATAAGCTAGTATCAAGAATTATACTAATGTACTATATTCTTAATGCAGAAAAAAGAGAGTATTTGgaatattttttgtgtgtatataaaattaaacactTCCTTTtctattacatatataataataataattattattattattattattactataagAGTTGATGTTCTTGAAACTGTGTCACCAACCATTTTATAGGtgaagaaatattattaaacagTGGAATATTTATGTATGACTCATGCAAATGTGGGCTCCTTCTATTGCTTCCTCCAAGGTCAACTTAAATGGATAATAAgaacaatttcattttcttcttcttttcatcaatgttaagagaaaataaattaaatagttaaaaggtaaatttaatatatatgtagtatttggatataattaaaattaaaattcatttatattttaacgaaagttgtattatttttaaaaaaatagaaacatgttTGAGTTTTTCTGGGGGGTCCAAATTTGTCTATATAGAGTGAAGATAGGATATATTCCTtaggtgtgtgtgtgtctgtctaAGAAATTTAGGCAAAAAAATGTGATTGTGAGTCTCCATGAAAGAAAAGCAAagctaaaagaaagaaaaacagaaaaacaaaagtaaaaacagGAGACAAAGGAGCAATCATGGCCATCTATCTACACTGCAAACATCATTTGGGACCCTCCATCATTTTCCTCTTGACTGCTCCAAACAATGCTGTTATAAACGTGAAACCTAGCCATCATCTGATTAAGATACTTTATGACAGAATAAGATTTCCATGCTGGACCCCTCTTCTCCTACTTCTTCTCATCACTTCTTCTATATCTCAAATTCATTATTTCATAACACACACcaaaatcaaaaggaaaataacACCATCTCTTATCATACTCATTTCaaacttcattttcatattta
Coding sequences:
- the LOC106773835 gene encoding ATP-dependent 6-phosphofructokinase 3 isoform X1, with the protein product MDFSSNSISDENPTTKQNGFLHPKLGSEPARSRSRAAMASPANSDPKVVTGAAGYILEDVPHLTDYIPNLQTYTNPLQDNPAYSVVKQYFVHVDDSVPQKVVVHKDGARGVHFRRAGPRQKVYFEADEVQAAIVTCGGLCPGLNTVIRELVCGLNHMYGVKRVLGINGGYRGFYARNTITLTPKSVNDIHKRGGTVLGTSRGGHDTKKIVDSIQDRGINQVYIIGGDGTQKGASAIFEEVRRRGLKVSVVGIPKTIDNDIPVIDKSFGFDTAVEEAQRAINAAHVEAESVENGIGVVKLMGRNSGFIAMYATLASRDVDCCLIPESPFYLEGPGGLYEYIEKRLKENGHMVIVIAEGAGQELVSESVQSMGTQDASGNKLLQDVGLWISQKIRDHFAEQKTLPITLKYIDPTYMIRAIPSNASDNVYCTLLAQSAVHGAMAGYTGYTSGLVNGRQTYIPFYRITERQNHVVITDRMWARLLSSTNQPSFLDVKGDHEEKEEEETLHQVPNERISKVTSDNNEISHVYPAAC